Genomic segment of Thermoanaerobaculia bacterium:
TGCCGGCGCGATGTCGGTGGTCAGCGGCCCCAGCGTGTAGAACGGGGCCTCCTCGCACAGCTCCTCCTCGAGCCGCACGTTCTCGACGATCTTGTGCATCGGGACGTGGCCCGGTCCCTCGATCATCACTTGTGCGCCATGGGCTTTGGCGATCTTGGTCAGCTCGCCCAGCGTGCGCAGCTCGGCGAACTGAGCGGCATCGTTGGCGTCGGCGATCGATCCGGGCCGCAGACCGTCGCCCAGCGAGAACGTCACGTCGTACTGGGCGAAGATGTCGCACAGTTCGGGAAAGTTGGTGTACAGGAACGATTCCCGGTGATGGGCCAGGCACCAGGCGGCCATGATGGAGCCCCCGCGGGACACGATGCCCGTCACCCGCTTGGCCGTGAGCGGCACGTAGGCGAGCCTGACTCCTGCGTGGATGGTGAAGTAATCCACCCCCTGCTCCGCCTGCTCGATGAGCGTGTCCCGGAAGATCTCCCAAGTCAGTTCCTCGGCCTTTCCGCCGACCTTCTCGAGCGCCTGGTAGATCGGAACCGTTCCGATCGGAACGGGCGAGTTCCGGATGATCCACTCGCGCGTCTCGTGGATGTTCCTCCCGGTCGAGAGGTCCATGACCGTGTCCGCGCCCCAGCGGATCGCCCACGCCATCTTTTCGACCTCGTCCTCGATCGAGGAGGTCACCGCGGAGTTTCCGATGTTGGCGTTGATCTTCACGAGGAAGTTCCGGCCGATGATCATCGGCTCGAGCTCCGGGTGGTTGACGTTGGCGGGAATGATGGCGCGCCCGCGGGCGACCTCGGAGCGAACGAGCTCCGGCTCGACGCCTTCCCGCAGCGCGACGAACTCCATCTCCGGGGTCACGACGCCTCGACGCGCCCAGTGCATCTGGGTCGCGTTTCCCCGGGACCGGAGCACCCGACGCCGGGGCGGAAGCGGCAGCCCGGGATCGCTGTGCCCCGGCACCGCGCGATAGGACGGGGCCATGCGGTCGTACGGCCCGCGCGCCTCGATCCAGGATTCGCGGAGCGGCGCGAGGCCCGCGCGCACGTCGATCGTCACGTCGGGGTCGGTGTAAGGGCCCGAGGTGTCGTAGAGGCGCAGAGGAGGATTGAGCTCGACGCCCGCGGCCGAGCGCGTCGGCGAGAGCTCGACTTC
This window contains:
- the thiC gene encoding phosphomethylpyrimidine synthase ThiC, whose amino-acid sequence is MRSRAGDSPTNSVVTTDPIPGSRKRHLAGPGGIRVPVREVELSPTRSAAGVELNPPLRLYDTSGPYTDPDVTIDVRAGLAPLRESWIEARGPYDRMAPSYRAVPGHSDPGLPLPPRRRVLRSRGNATQMHWARRGVVTPEMEFVALREGVEPELVRSEVARGRAIIPANVNHPELEPMIIGRNFLVKINANIGNSAVTSSIEDEVEKMAWAIRWGADTVMDLSTGRNIHETREWIIRNSPVPIGTVPIYQALEKVGGKAEELTWEIFRDTLIEQAEQGVDYFTIHAGVRLAYVPLTAKRVTGIVSRGGSIMAAWCLAHHRESFLYTNFPELCDIFAQYDVTFSLGDGLRPGSIADANDAAQFAELRTLGELTKIAKAHGAQVMIEGPGHVPMHKIVENVRLEEELCEEAPFYTLGPLTTDIAPAYDHITSAIGAAIIAQAGTAMLCYVTPKEHLGLP